In one Massilia endophytica genomic region, the following are encoded:
- a CDS encoding putative bifunctional diguanylate cyclase/phosphodiesterase — MTRPLKLGKLPVQTPKVLLVNDDPAGLFALESLLADEAVRLGYQLVAAGSGAEALREVLKQEFAVIVLDINMPDMDGFAAAEAIHSHPRSSNVPIIFVTAHQADEINRLRAYQAGAADYLFTPIIPQILQTKVAVFVEIMKQNMLLREQAAELRKLNQDLRVQRLQDLERANRELQLEIAERKLAEQRANALSTRDPLTGLVNRRSLIQQLEHAVATAERHHTHFALLFLDLDKFKQINDSFGHEVGDELLRQVAARITSSVRMADVVARLGGDEFVVLIEGKTPAANAARVARKIAQAHARPFDIGGRGIYTSTSIGIALYPQDGGNARLMMKNADLAMYHAKQERDVAGGGVRFFHEELNRREKEHEQWTTELRHALIGNQLELLYQPQTGLAGGRLCAVEAQLVWNHPRLGRVEAERFLPCIYDRSLLERLDAWTIVTACAQAAAWRSAPCGLEEASVAINLCSPQLCTETPAKLVAEVRRHRLPPGAMTLELNEALLSAHHNTLEPLLRQLQAAGVALALDSFGHARSSLAACKKLGLDQMKIDRAFVRNIGDDDGGTDMVAAIIHLARALQMRVVALGVDSQLQLAVLNTLGCDSCQGEFFCPPLAAAELMQRLEEPALTT, encoded by the coding sequence ATGACGAGACCACTGAAACTGGGCAAGCTTCCTGTGCAGACTCCAAAAGTCCTCCTGGTGAATGACGACCCGGCCGGCCTGTTCGCGCTGGAAAGCCTGTTGGCCGACGAGGCCGTGCGCCTGGGCTACCAGCTGGTCGCCGCCGGTTCCGGCGCCGAAGCCCTGCGCGAAGTGCTGAAGCAGGAGTTCGCCGTCATCGTCCTCGACATCAATATGCCCGACATGGACGGCTTTGCCGCCGCCGAGGCCATCCACTCGCACCCGCGCTCCTCCAACGTGCCCATCATCTTCGTGACGGCCCACCAGGCCGACGAAATCAACCGCCTCAGGGCCTACCAGGCGGGCGCGGCGGACTATCTCTTCACGCCCATCATTCCGCAGATCCTGCAGACCAAGGTGGCCGTCTTCGTGGAGATCATGAAGCAGAACATGCTGCTGCGCGAGCAGGCGGCCGAGCTGCGCAAGCTGAACCAGGACCTGCGCGTGCAGCGCCTGCAGGACCTGGAGCGCGCCAACCGCGAACTGCAGCTGGAGATCGCCGAGCGCAAGCTGGCCGAGCAGCGCGCCAACGCCCTGTCCACGCGCGATCCGCTCACCGGCCTGGTGAACCGGCGCTCCCTGATCCAGCAGCTGGAGCACGCCGTGGCCACGGCCGAACGCCACCATACCCACTTCGCCCTCCTCTTCCTTGACCTGGACAAGTTCAAGCAGATCAACGACAGCTTTGGCCACGAGGTGGGCGACGAGCTGCTGCGCCAGGTGGCCGCCCGCATCACATCTTCGGTACGCATGGCCGACGTGGTGGCCCGTTTGGGCGGCGACGAATTCGTGGTCCTCATCGAAGGCAAGACGCCCGCCGCCAATGCGGCCCGGGTGGCGCGCAAGATAGCCCAGGCGCATGCCCGCCCCTTCGACATCGGCGGGCGCGGCATCTACACGTCCACCAGCATCGGCATCGCCCTCTATCCCCAGGACGGCGGCAATGCCCGCCTGATGATGAAGAACGCCGACCTTGCCATGTACCACGCCAAGCAGGAACGCGATGTGGCAGGCGGCGGCGTGCGCTTCTTCCACGAGGAACTGAACCGGCGCGAGAAGGAGCACGAGCAGTGGACGACAGAGCTGCGCCACGCCCTCATCGGCAACCAGCTGGAACTGCTGTACCAGCCGCAGACCGGGCTGGCCGGGGGCAGGCTGTGCGCCGTCGAGGCCCAGCTGGTGTGGAACCATCCCCGCCTGGGCCGGGTGGAAGCCGAGCGTTTCCTGCCATGCATCTATGACCGCTCCCTGCTCGAACGCCTGGACGCCTGGACCATCGTCACCGCCTGCGCCCAGGCCGCCGCTTGGCGCAGCGCCCCGTGCGGCCTGGAAGAGGCCAGCGTGGCCATCAACCTGTGCAGCCCGCAGCTGTGCACCGAAACGCCCGCCAAGCTGGTGGCCGAAGTGCGCCGCCACCGCCTGCCGCCCGGCGCCATGACGCTGGAACTGAACGAGGCCCTGCTCTCGGCCCACCACAACACCCTGGAGCCCCTGCTGCGCCAGCTGCAGGCCGCGGGCGTGGCGCTTGCGCTGGACTCCTTCGGCCACGCGCGCAGCTCACTGGCTGCCTGCAAGAAGCTGGGCCTGGACCAGATGAAGATCGACCGCGCCTTCGTGCGCAATATCGGCGACGACGATGGCGGCACCGACATGGTGGCCGCCATCATCCACCTCGCGCGCGCCCTGCAGATGCGCGTGGTGGCGCTCGGCGTGGACAGCCAGCTGCAGCTGGCCGTACTGAATACCCTGGGCTGCGACAGCTGCCAGGGCGAATTTTTCTGTCCGCCGCTCGCGGCGGCGGAACTGATGCAAAGGCTGGAAGAGCCAGCCCTTACTACCTAG
- a CDS encoding response regulator, which produces MNDMTELPEELDLKLILQTLMALKKGDFSARMPSDWTGVSGKIADTLNEIIETNEKLVRAVTEVSRVVGREGRLTQRASVNNVTGGWSTIISAVNTLIDDLVRPTTEMARVIGAVAKGDLSQTMALEVDGHPLKGQYLRAATTANTMVEQLSSFSSEVTRVAREVGTEGKLGGQAQVKGVAGTWKDLTDSVNSMAGNLTSQVRNIAEVTTAVANGDLSKKITVDVRGEILQLKDTINVMVDQLRSFASEVTRVAREVGTEGKLGGQAYVPGVGGTWKDLTDNVNFMASNLTGQVRNIAAVTTAVANGDLSKKITVDVKGEILELKNTINVMVDQLSSFASEVTRVAREVGTEGKLGGQAQVKGVAGTWKDLTDSVNSMAGNLTGQVRNIADVTTAVANGDLSKKITVDVKGEILELKNTINVMVDQLNSFASEVTRVAREVGTEGKLGGQANVPGVAGTWKDLTENVNQLAGNLTGQVRNIAEVTTAVANGDLSKKITVDVKGEILELKNTINVMVDQLSSFASEVTRVAREVGTEGKLGGQAYVPGVGGTWKDLTDNVNFMASNLTGQVRNIAAVTTAVARGDLSKKITVDVKGEILELKDTINVMVDQLSSFASEVTRVAREVGTEGKLGGQANVPGVAGTWKDLTENVNQLAANLTNQMRAIGEVATAVTRGDLSRSIQVEARGEVSYLKDNINEMIRNLKETTQKNAQQDWLKTNLARFTRLLQGQRDLQAVTKLILSELAPLVSAHHGVFYMMDSQLDDARLRMIASYGYRSSRKLPTSFLPGEGLVGQCALEKVRIWLTDVPRDYIVVSSGLGAAPPTNIVVLPILFEQQVKAVIEIASLDRFTETHLSFLDQLMESIGVVLNTIEANSRTESLLTQSQSLAQELQQTNQELAEKARLLSEQNIEVERKNREVEQAKLALEEKATQLALSSKYKSEFLANMSHELRTPLNSLLILAQQLGDNPEGNLSSKQVEFAKTIHGSGSDLLTLINDILDLSKIESGTVTLDVSEYRFANLRNYVDRTFRHMAEAKHLGFSVELSDNLPTALMTDTTRLQQVLKNLLSNAFKFTSHGQVSLEIGLAKGGWSPDNPNLANADAVLAFSVTDTGVGIASDKLQLIFEAFQQADGSTARKYGGTGLGLSISRELARLLGGEIRVESTVGAGSTFTLFLPYNRAGFVNYDLSRQPVQRSAPQVPKVVYSAQAPEQEQEHQMTVIDADSEVEAYGGTTIDDRGLTSPGDPSVLIIEDDERFAKIVLDFAREKNFKGIVTHQGDSALSLSRDYLPSAILLDLDLPDIDGFTVLERLKRDPSTRHIPVHVMSASRERERALRSGAISYLNKPVSKESLTEEFSRIQKFLMGGKRSLLVVDDEEAQRDAIKTLIGETDVDIQTVGTGEEALAALRATHFDCMVLDLTLPDISGFDLLDIIGKDLKLRDLPVVINTAKELNRKEVAKLKRYAKTIVIKDARSPERLLDETALFLHRAQASLPEAQRRMLEQVHAADSGLAGRKVLIVDDDLRNIFALSSLLERQQMQVSFAENGRDGIEVLERDPSIEIVLMDIMMPEMDGYDTMRAIRRIPKFRSLPIITLTAKAMKGDRDKCIAAGASDYITKPVDVAQLLSLMRVWLH; this is translated from the coding sequence ATGAATGACATGACCGAACTGCCCGAAGAACTGGACCTGAAGCTGATTCTCCAGACCTTGATGGCATTGAAAAAAGGCGATTTCTCGGCACGCATGCCGTCCGACTGGACGGGCGTATCCGGCAAGATCGCCGATACCCTGAACGAAATCATCGAGACCAACGAAAAGCTGGTGCGCGCGGTTACGGAAGTCAGCCGCGTGGTGGGCCGCGAAGGCCGCCTGACGCAGCGCGCCTCGGTGAACAACGTCACGGGCGGCTGGTCCACCATCATCAGCGCGGTCAACACGCTGATCGACGACCTGGTGCGCCCCACTACCGAAATGGCGCGCGTGATCGGCGCCGTGGCAAAGGGCGACCTGTCGCAGACCATGGCGCTGGAGGTGGACGGTCATCCGCTTAAAGGCCAGTACCTGCGGGCGGCGACTACCGCCAACACCATGGTGGAACAGCTTTCCTCCTTCTCCTCCGAAGTGACGCGCGTGGCGCGGGAGGTGGGTACGGAGGGCAAGCTTGGCGGCCAGGCGCAGGTGAAGGGCGTGGCGGGCACGTGGAAGGACTTGACCGACTCCGTGAACTCCATGGCGGGTAACCTGACTTCGCAGGTGCGTAACATCGCGGAGGTGACCACCGCCGTGGCAAACGGCGACTTGTCCAAGAAGATCACGGTGGACGTGCGCGGCGAGATCCTGCAGCTGAAGGACACCATCAACGTGATGGTGGACCAGCTGCGTTCCTTCGCATCCGAGGTGACCCGCGTGGCGCGTGAGGTGGGTACGGAAGGCAAGCTCGGCGGCCAGGCCTACGTGCCTGGCGTGGGCGGCACGTGGAAGGACTTGACCGACAACGTGAACTTCATGGCGTCCAACCTGACGGGCCAGGTGCGTAACATCGCGGCGGTGACCACCGCCGTGGCGAACGGCGACTTGTCCAAGAAAATCACGGTGGACGTGAAGGGCGAGATTCTCGAACTGAAGAACACCATCAACGTGATGGTGGACCAGCTGTCCTCCTTTGCATCGGAAGTGACCCGCGTGGCGCGTGAGGTGGGTACGGAGGGCAAGCTGGGCGGCCAGGCGCAGGTGAAGGGCGTGGCAGGCACGTGGAAGGACTTGACCGACTCCGTGAACTCCATGGCAGGTAACCTGACGGGCCAGGTGCGTAACATCGCGGACGTGACCACCGCCGTGGCAAACGGCGACTTGTCCAAGAAGATTACGGTGGACGTGAAGGGCGAGATTCTCGAACTGAAGAACACCATCAACGTGATGGTGGACCAGCTGAACTCCTTCGCATCCGAAGTGACGCGCGTGGCGCGCGAGGTGGGCACGGAAGGCAAGCTGGGCGGCCAGGCAAACGTGCCGGGTGTGGCGGGCACGTGGAAGGACTTGACGGAAAACGTGAACCAGCTGGCAGGTAACCTCACGGGCCAGGTGCGTAACATCGCGGAGGTGACCACCGCCGTGGCAAACGGCGACCTCTCGAAGAAGATTACCGTGGACGTGAAGGGCGAGATCCTGGAACTGAAGAACACCATCAACGTGATGGTGGACCAGCTGTCATCCTTCGCATCGGAAGTGACCCGTGTGGCGCGCGAGGTGGGTACGGAAGGTAAGCTGGGCGGCCAGGCATATGTGCCGGGCGTGGGCGGTACGTGGAAAGACCTTACCGACAACGTGAACTTCATGGCGTCCAACCTCACGGGCCAGGTGCGTAATATTGCGGCGGTGACCACCGCCGTGGCGCGCGGCGACTTGTCCAAGAAGATTACCGTGGACGTGAAGGGCGAGATCCTGGAACTGAAGGACACCATCAACGTGATGGTGGACCAGCTGTCCTCCTTCGCATCGGAAGTGACCCGTGTGGCGCGCGAGGTGGGTACGGAAGGCAAGCTGGGCGGCCAGGCTAACGTGCCTGGCGTTGCAGGTACCTGGAAAGACCTGACCGAGAACGTGAACCAGCTGGCGGCAAACCTGACCAACCAGATGCGCGCGATCGGCGAGGTGGCAACGGCCGTGACGCGGGGCGACTTGTCCCGTTCCATCCAGGTGGAGGCGCGCGGCGAGGTGTCCTACCTGAAGGACAACATCAACGAGATGATCCGAAACCTGAAGGAGACCACGCAGAAGAACGCGCAGCAGGACTGGCTGAAAACCAACCTGGCGCGCTTCACCCGCCTGCTGCAAGGCCAGCGCGACCTGCAGGCCGTGACGAAGCTGATCCTGTCCGAGCTGGCGCCGCTGGTGTCCGCCCACCACGGCGTGTTCTACATGATGGACTCGCAGCTGGACGACGCCCGCCTGCGCATGATCGCCAGCTACGGCTACCGCTCCAGCCGCAAGCTGCCCACCTCCTTCCTGCCGGGTGAAGGCCTCGTGGGCCAGTGCGCGCTGGAGAAGGTGCGTATCTGGCTGACGGATGTGCCGCGCGACTACATCGTCGTGTCTTCAGGCCTGGGCGCGGCGCCGCCGACCAATATCGTGGTGCTGCCTATCCTGTTCGAACAGCAGGTGAAGGCGGTGATCGAGATCGCGTCGCTGGACCGCTTCACGGAAACCCACCTTTCCTTCCTGGACCAGCTGATGGAATCCATCGGCGTGGTGCTGAACACCATCGAGGCGAACAGCCGTACCGAGTCGCTGCTGACCCAGTCCCAGTCCCTGGCGCAGGAGCTGCAGCAGACCAACCAGGAGCTGGCGGAGAAAGCCCGCCTGCTGTCCGAGCAGAACATCGAGGTGGAACGGAAGAACCGCGAGGTGGAACAGGCGAAGCTGGCGCTGGAAGAAAAGGCGACCCAGCTGGCCCTGTCCTCCAAGTACAAGTCCGAGTTCCTCGCGAACATGTCGCACGAGCTGCGCACGCCGCTGAACTCCCTGCTGATCCTGGCGCAGCAGCTGGGCGATAACCCCGAAGGCAACCTCTCGTCCAAGCAGGTTGAATTCGCGAAGACCATCCACGGCTCGGGTTCCGACCTGCTGACGCTGATTAACGACATTCTGGACCTGTCGAAGATCGAGTCCGGTACGGTGACGCTGGACGTGTCCGAGTACCGCTTCGCCAACCTGCGCAACTACGTGGACCGCACCTTCCGCCACATGGCGGAAGCCAAGCACCTGGGCTTCAGCGTGGAACTGTCGGACAACCTGCCGACCGCGCTCATGACCGACACCACGCGCCTGCAGCAGGTGTTGAAAAACCTGCTGTCCAATGCCTTCAAGTTCACCTCCCACGGCCAGGTTTCGCTGGAGATCGGACTGGCCAAGGGCGGCTGGAGTCCGGACAACCCGAACCTGGCCAACGCCGACGCGGTGCTGGCCTTCTCCGTCACCGACACCGGCGTTGGTATCGCCTCCGACAAGCTGCAGCTGATCTTCGAAGCGTTCCAGCAGGCCGACGGCTCCACGGCGCGTAAATACGGCGGCACGGGCCTGGGCCTGTCGATCTCGCGCGAACTGGCCCGCCTGCTGGGCGGCGAGATCCGCGTGGAATCCACGGTGGGCGCGGGCTCCACCTTCACCCTCTTCCTGCCATACAACCGCGCAGGCTTCGTGAACTACGACCTGAGCCGCCAGCCTGTCCAGCGCAGCGCTCCCCAGGTGCCGAAGGTGGTCTATTCCGCGCAGGCGCCGGAGCAGGAGCAGGAACACCAGATGACGGTGATCGACGCCGATTCGGAAGTGGAGGCCTACGGCGGCACCACCATCGACGACCGTGGCCTGACCTCGCCGGGCGACCCCTCGGTGCTCATCATTGAGGATGACGAGCGCTTCGCCAAGATCGTGCTGGACTTCGCCCGCGAGAAGAACTTCAAGGGCATCGTGACGCACCAGGGCGACTCGGCGCTGAGCCTTTCGCGCGACTACCTGCCGTCCGCCATCCTGCTCGACCTGGACCTGCCGGACATCGACGGCTTCACGGTGCTGGAACGCCTGAAGCGCGACCCGAGCACGCGCCACATTCCGGTGCACGTGATGTCCGCCTCGCGCGAGCGCGAACGCGCCCTGCGTTCCGGGGCCATCTCCTACCTGAACAAGCCGGTGAGCAAGGAATCGCTGACCGAGGAGTTCAGCCGCATCCAGAAGTTCCTCATGGGCGGCAAGCGCAGCCTGCTGGTGGTGGACGACGAGGAAGCGCAGCGCGACGCGATCAAGACCCTGATCGGCGAAACCGACGTGGATATCCAGACCGTGGGCACGGGCGAGGAAGCCCTGGCCGCACTGCGCGCCACCCACTTCGACTGCATGGTGCTGGACCTGACCCTGCCCGACATCAGCGGCTTCGACCTGCTCGACATCATCGGCAAGGACCTGAAGCTGCGCGACCTGCCGGTGGTGATCAACACGGCCAAAGAGCTGAACCGCAAGGAAGTGGCCAAGCTCAAACGCTATGCCAAGACCATCGTCATCAAGGACGCCCGCTCACCGGAACGCCTGCTCGACGAAACGGCACTTTTCCTGCACCGCGCCCAGGCCAGCCTGCCGGAAGCCCAGCGCCGCATGCTGGAGCAGGTGCACGCCGCCGATTCCGGCCTGGCGGGACGCAAGGTGCTGATCGTCGACGACGACCTGCGCAACATCTTCGCCCTGTCCTCCCTGCTGGAACGCCAGCAGATGCAGGTGTCCTTCGCCGAGAACGGCCGCGACGGCATCGAGGTGCTGGAACGCGACCCGAGCATCGAGATTGTGCTGATGGACATCATGATGCCGGAGATGGACGGCTACGACACCATGCGCGCCATCCGCCGCATTCCGAAGTTCCGCTCCCTGCCCATCATCACCCTGACGGCGAAGGCGATGAAGGGCGACCGCGACAAGTGTATTGCCGCGGGCGCGTCCGACTACATTACCAAGCCGGTGGACGTGGCGCAGCTGCTGTCGCTCATGCGCGTGTGGCTGCACTGA
- a CDS encoding CheR family methyltransferase yields the protein MKSESDQMAQMADLRRDSSPEVEALELELLLEAVVQRFGFDFRSHERLIIKRKLFALMQRRGLRTLSQLQDRVLHDLNTCSALLRALSVPPAAMFDDPQEASQLRDVAAHCLPGAALPRVWLADCAGAEQAWTTAVILAEQQLLWRTEIYATVSSDDLLEEAAQAVIPAEKLPQCQRNYEMAGGTGNLADYFQIEGKDAVLLPKLRNRITWAQYNLVTDASFNEFQLIVCRRALPDFGPLLRQRVLHLFHESLAVLGVLGVDRLLDSAELPTGYQPALPQHPWYKRVA from the coding sequence ATGAAAAGCGAGTCCGACCAGATGGCGCAGATGGCCGACCTCCGGCGCGATTCGTCGCCGGAGGTGGAAGCCCTGGAGCTGGAGCTGCTGCTGGAAGCGGTGGTGCAGCGCTTCGGCTTCGACTTCCGCTCCCATGAGCGGCTGATCATCAAGCGCAAGCTCTTCGCGCTCATGCAGCGGCGCGGCCTGCGCACGCTGTCGCAGCTGCAGGACCGGGTGCTGCACGACCTGAACACCTGCAGCGCCCTGCTGCGCGCGCTGAGCGTGCCGCCGGCGGCGATGTTCGACGATCCGCAGGAAGCCTCGCAGCTGCGCGACGTGGCGGCGCACTGCCTGCCCGGCGCGGCCCTGCCGCGGGTGTGGCTGGCCGACTGCGCGGGCGCGGAACAGGCATGGACGACGGCCGTCATCCTCGCCGAACAGCAGCTGCTGTGGCGCACGGAGATCTATGCCACGGTATCGAGCGACGACCTGCTGGAGGAAGCGGCGCAGGCCGTGATTCCGGCCGAAAAGCTGCCGCAATGCCAGCGCAATTACGAGATGGCAGGCGGCACGGGGAACCTGGCCGACTACTTCCAGATCGAAGGAAAGGACGCGGTGCTGCTGCCCAAGCTGCGCAACCGCATCACCTGGGCGCAATACAACCTGGTGACGGATGCCTCGTTCAACGAATTCCAGCTGATCGTGTGCCGCCGCGCGCTGCCCGATTTCGGCCCGCTGCTGCGCCAGCGCGTGCTGCACCTGTTCCACGAAAGCCTGGCGGTGCTGGGCGTGCTGGGCGTCGACCGCCTGCTGGACAGCGCCGAACTCCCCACCGGCTACCAGCCCGCCCTCCCCCAGCACCCCTGGTACAAACGCGTCGCCTGA
- a CDS encoding glutathione S-transferase family protein: MKLYVSARAPNPRRVTMFAAEKGLQIQQEEIDILNGQHRSEAYLAKNPLGRVPALELDDGRVLCETRAICTYLEGLQPEPNLMGRDFEERAFIEMWDRRVEFHLHLPIVHAARHTHPVLAVFEKPQIAEFAAAQAERLREAAGWLDGVLGKQPYMAGERFTIADITAFCALEFAKGLIKFRPGQEGFANLQAWRDRIGERESAKATL, from the coding sequence ATGAAGCTGTATGTGAGCGCGCGGGCGCCGAATCCGCGCCGGGTAACCATGTTTGCCGCGGAAAAGGGACTGCAGATCCAGCAGGAGGAAATCGACATCCTGAACGGCCAGCACCGCAGCGAGGCGTATCTGGCGAAGAATCCGCTGGGCCGCGTGCCTGCGCTGGAGCTGGATGACGGCAGGGTGCTGTGCGAAACGCGCGCCATCTGCACTTACCTGGAGGGCTTGCAGCCGGAACCGAACCTGATGGGACGGGACTTCGAGGAGCGCGCCTTTATCGAGATGTGGGACCGGCGCGTGGAGTTCCACCTGCATCTGCCCATCGTTCACGCTGCGCGGCATACGCATCCTGTGCTGGCGGTGTTCGAGAAGCCGCAGATCGCGGAGTTTGCCGCGGCGCAGGCGGAACGGCTGCGCGAGGCTGCGGGCTGGCTGGATGGGGTGCTCGGCAAGCAGCCTTATATGGCGGGGGAGCGGTTTACCATTGCGGATATTACGGCCTTCTGCGCGCTGGAGTTTGCAAAGGGGCTGATCAAGTTCAGGCCGGGGCAGGAGGGGTTTGCCAATCTGCAGGCTTGGAGGGATCGGATTGGGGAGAGGGAGAGTGCGAAGGCTACCCTATAG
- a CDS encoding glutathione S-transferase family protein produces MIELYTAPTPNGHKISIALEELGLQYTLHQLDLSAKEQKEPWFLAINPNGRIPAIVDRANDNFAVFESGAILIYLAEKTGQLMPSDPNGRSVVLQWLMFQMGGVGPMMGQANVFYRYFPEKLQGAIDRYQGESRRLFTVLDERLKDNEYLAGGYSIADIANWAWVRTHKWSGVSTEGLPHLQRWLEQIRARPAVQRGIMLPPSNVLDRADDADKAEQFAAEARNMLETGQSKQ; encoded by the coding sequence ATGATCGAACTGTACACCGCACCTACGCCCAATGGGCACAAAATCTCAATCGCGCTCGAAGAGCTGGGCCTTCAATACACCCTGCACCAGCTGGACCTCTCCGCCAAGGAGCAGAAGGAACCCTGGTTCCTCGCGATTAATCCCAACGGCCGCATTCCCGCCATCGTGGACCGCGCCAACGACAATTTCGCCGTCTTCGAATCGGGCGCCATCCTGATCTACCTGGCCGAGAAGACGGGCCAGCTCATGCCTTCCGACCCGAACGGGCGCTCGGTGGTGCTGCAGTGGCTGATGTTCCAGATGGGCGGCGTCGGACCCATGATGGGACAGGCCAATGTGTTCTACCGCTACTTCCCCGAGAAGCTGCAGGGCGCCATCGACCGCTATCAGGGTGAAAGCCGCCGCCTGTTCACGGTGCTCGACGAGCGGCTCAAGGACAACGAGTACCTTGCTGGCGGTTACTCGATTGCCGATATCGCCAACTGGGCCTGGGTGCGCACCCATAAATGGTCCGGCGTGTCCACCGAGGGCCTGCCGCACCTGCAGCGCTGGCTGGAGCAGATTCGTGCCCGCCCGGCCGTGCAGCGCGGTATCATGCTTCCACCGTCCAATGTGCTCGACCGCGCCGACGATGCGGACAAGGCGGAGCAGTTCGCGGCCGAGGCGCGCAATATGCTGGAGACGGGACAATCCAAACAATAA
- a CDS encoding YceI family protein — protein MKKIYGCILVPVLLAACSQPAPGPAALHVQAAPASPAAALPRLHGEVLRIDPAASLITIVVRRGGRFALLGHDHVLAARAIEGEIMPGSGRAALRFRLDQLTVDEAALRSAAGLASQPSADAVAGTRDNMLRKVVEAERYPWVAVAVEAAAPGMVNADISLHGQTRRYAVPAAIGAGSGGMAVSGAFVLKQSDFGIVPFSVLGGALQVQDAMELRFDLRAR, from the coding sequence ATGAAAAAAATTTACGGCTGCATCCTCGTCCCGGTACTGCTGGCTGCCTGCAGCCAGCCCGCGCCAGGGCCGGCCGCCTTGCACGTCCAGGCTGCCCCTGCGTCCCCGGCAGCCGCCTTGCCGCGGCTGCACGGGGAGGTCCTGCGCATCGACCCGGCCGCTTCGCTCATCACCATCGTGGTCCGGCGCGGCGGACGCTTCGCGCTGCTGGGCCATGACCATGTGCTGGCGGCCCGCGCCATCGAAGGCGAGATCATGCCCGGCAGCGGACGCGCCGCCCTGCGCTTCCGCCTCGACCAGCTGACGGTGGACGAAGCGGCGCTGCGCAGCGCCGCAGGCCTGGCCAGCCAGCCCTCGGCCGACGCCGTTGCCGGCACGCGCGACAACATGCTGAGGAAGGTGGTGGAAGCGGAGCGCTATCCATGGGTCGCCGTGGCCGTGGAAGCGGCAGCACCGGGCATGGTGAACGCCGATATCAGCCTGCACGGCCAGACGCGGCGCTATGCGGTGCCCGCCGCCATCGGCGCCGGCAGCGGCGGGATGGCAGTGAGCGGCGCCTTCGTGCTGAAACAGAGCGACTTCGGTATCGTCCCCTTCTCCGTGCTGGGCGGCGCCCTCCAGGTGCAGGACGCCATGGAGCTGCGCTTCGACTTGCGGGCGCGCTAG
- a CDS encoding LysE family translocator, producing the protein MLISPEQCLGFLAVAVAVTASPGPDNLMVLSVGMSRGRKQGMAFGLGCALGCLSHTLLAALGVGALIAASPPAFTALKVAGGLYLVWLGFGALRSRGGARVGSAALPDESLGRLFAKGLLANAINPKVILFFLSFLPQFVVAARGDVAWQTAQLGLLFTAQGCLLFGLLGYFSGSVGAWINRKPSAGLWLDRIAGAIFVGLGLRMLLSR; encoded by the coding sequence GTGCTGATCTCGCCCGAACAATGCCTTGGTTTTCTCGCCGTCGCTGTTGCCGTCACCGCCTCGCCGGGGCCGGACAATCTCATGGTGCTGAGCGTGGGCATGTCGCGCGGGCGCAAGCAGGGCATGGCCTTCGGCCTGGGCTGTGCGCTGGGCTGCCTGAGCCATACCTTGCTGGCCGCGCTGGGCGTGGGCGCGCTCATAGCGGCCTCTCCGCCGGCCTTCACGGCCTTGAAGGTGGCGGGCGGCCTCTATCTCGTCTGGCTCGGTTTCGGCGCCCTGCGCAGCCGCGGAGGCGCGCGCGTGGGCAGCGCGGCGCTGCCGGACGAATCGCTGGGCCGCCTGTTTGCCAAAGGCCTGCTGGCGAACGCCATCAATCCCAAGGTCATTCTCTTCTTCCTGTCCTTCCTGCCCCAGTTCGTGGTGGCGGCGCGGGGCGATGTGGCCTGGCAGACGGCGCAGCTGGGCCTGCTCTTCACGGCACAGGGCTGCCTGCTGTTCGGCCTGCTCGGCTATTTTTCCGGTTCGGTGGGCGCCTGGATCAACCGCAAACCCAGCGCCGGGCTCTGGCTGGACCGGATTGCAGGCGCCATCTTCGTCGGCCTCGGCCTGCGCATGCTGCTCTCGCGCTAG
- a CDS encoding phosphohydrolase — MNTTTRAWVRMPSGKRLDLLDPTPFDWEDADLALGLARTYRWGGHSAWPLPLSVAQHSITVMQLRRMWSTERLDPVIELRELLHDAEEGLLGFDCISVLKPFLGERFRELSKRLEQAVFRRYGLPAWTTREHRIHKRADRLAAASEAVHVVGWSREEVRKTLKIMAEPLPDDPLKPLYGEKAWEPWPPGLACERFLKELERLKQAIQTPPPMQGDF, encoded by the coding sequence ATGAACACGACTACCCGCGCCTGGGTGCGCATGCCGTCCGGCAAACGGCTCGATCTGCTGGACCCCACCCCTTTCGACTGGGAAGATGCCGACCTTGCCCTCGGCCTGGCCCGCACCTACCGCTGGGGCGGACACTCCGCCTGGCCGCTGCCGCTCTCCGTGGCCCAGCACTCCATCACGGTCATGCAGCTGCGCCGCATGTGGTCCACCGAACGCCTCGATCCCGTGATCGAGCTGCGCGAACTGCTGCACGACGCCGAGGAAGGCCTGCTGGGCTTCGACTGCATCTCGGTGCTGAAGCCCTTCCTCGGCGAACGGTTCCGCGAGCTGAGCAAGCGCCTGGAACAGGCCGTGTTCCGCCGCTACGGCCTGCCCGCCTGGACCACGCGCGAACACCGCATCCACAAGCGCGCCGACCGCCTGGCCGCCGCCAGCGAGGCCGTGCATGTGGTGGGCTGGTCGCGCGAGGAGGTGCGCAAGACGCTGAAGATCATGGCCGAGCCCCTGCCGGACGATCCCCTCAAGCCGCTTTATGGCGAGAAGGCCTGGGAACCGTGGCCGCCCGGCCTCGCCTGCGAGCGCTTCCTGAAAGAGCTGGAGCGCCTGAAGCAGGCCATCCAGACCCCGCCGCCGATGCAAGGTGATTTCTGA